The sequence gatttatcccaagaaaatggttacacatctagtaaccattcggtaacatgatggatatgttaacagtcgagtgtggtaagccaaaacaatatgtagagtaaatatctaaaggctttgtcaatattaaattgatgacacattttgttttgctttttctttgatcaagtgttcttgtgcagagagagtggttagtacaaagtatttgctgcaaaaaaatcttttagtgaatcagcatatcaaatgccttacatgactacggatgttccaataatttctattatgttctgcgttattactcttggcttcccattgtatgaatttggtttggatttaacacattgaacacgtttgtttgctaagcatctctgtgcaatatcaagggtaaaaatctagcataaatcaccgctgatgggagtcgaacccacaacctttgaattagaagtccagcgcgctagtccattgcgccacagcggcacggctgtataaatatgataggcattgcagcgatttatcccaagaaaatggttacacatctagtaaccattcggtaacatgatggatatgttaacagtcgagtgtggtaagccaaaacaatatgtagagtaaatatctaaatgctttgtcaatatttaaccctatttgtACCGGGAGTGCGCTGAATGAGCGCAccctttcacatttttatgcggcttttcatgaaaaattaagCGACCCGCATGAGCTTCGcagacttttaatatttttttagggcGGTTAAGAccggcaaattttttttctgaaaaatttatgttttgcgGCCATTATGGGGCCAATGTCAAAAAAGGCGCAAAAgcgaaaaatgaaatatttcgaATTGTGTTATATTTTCAGTCTTATTGATGTTAATTAGATAAATAGGATAGATGGTATAGCAAAGAGGgcttatatataataaaaaatataattattgcgTTTGTGACATAAATTACCCCTTTATATATTATTagtctaataaaaaaattacaaaatgggACCGAAAAAGGCTAGAATTTCATCTGAGGAAGCCATTCAAAATATATTGAGATTTATTGAAGAAGATAACGTAGACGAAGCTATGGATGAAGAActtgatgatgaagatgatttGGAAGAATTGTGCGGTGAAATTggtaatatatatagctatattatatatacatatatataatctCTCTGTCTAACTTCGCGTATATATATGGCGCATTGGTTGCGAGAAGCAAAATATGTTTCAAAATGtgtgataatttatttttagtatttttgtttGTCTCATAGATAAAGAAATAGTTGAAGAAGAGGATCATCAACATGATAACGATGACCGTGTAGGTGATGCTGACAATGATGCGTCCGAAAGTGAAGAGGAAGCCGGAGCAAACCATTTGAGGAGACGTCGACTTACGAAATATCGCTTAGTAAACAGTATTGCTGCCGctacaaatttagaaaattataACGTTTTTCCAATACCACCAGAATCAAAGTCTATCCAAAGCATTTTCAAAATAGataataagaagaaaaatgaCATAATTCGTACTTTCCAGAATCAGCCACAAGCTGGAAATGTTGGTCGAAATAATCGTGCAAATGTTATTACTGGACGACAAGGCCCACAACCAAAAGCTTGTGAAACTGCATCACCCCGTTCTGCTTTTGAGCTCTACTTCACTCCTGAAATTGTGAATAACATTTTGTTGTGCACCAACAGAAAGATTAGACGCACTCTGTCCAAACTACCCGATAATTTCTTGACGCAAAATAGTAGGTATTCGTACATGAAAGAAACCTCTGTTGAAgaaatttatgcatttattggaTTGTACCTATATCGAGGACTATACAAACTAAACTGTATATCTGCTCATAGATTATTCTCAAACCAATATGGTCCGCCAATATTCAGCGCCACTATGTCGAgaaataggtttttttttatacGTACAAACCTTTGTTTTGACGACGAGACAACAAGAGATGAAAGATGGAAACATGACCGTTTTGCGGCAATGCGTGAAGTTTTTGAATCTTTCAATTATGAATGCATGTCATGCCTTGTACCGGGCGACTATCTATCACTTGATGAAACCCTGTATCCAATGAGGACACAGATAAGTTTCAAACAGTACAATCCCAACAAACCCGCCAAATACGGTTTATTACTGAAAGCCATAAATGCAGCACGATATCCGTATACATTCCTTGCAGCTCCATATAGCGGCAAACCACAGGGAGATCCAGGAATTTATTATGTACcaggcactgaggaaatagtaAAATACATGATAAAACAACTATCAAATGTTGTCTCGCTGGCCGGACGTAATATATCTTTCGACAGATTATATACATCAATCCCGCTTGCGCTTTGGTTGTATGAAAGGGATATCACTTGTGTTGGTACAATGCAGATCAACAGGAAAGGAATTCCAATTGAAATGAAAGATTTCAAACAAAGAGAGCCACTGTCCAGTGAAGTGTATTGGCAAAAAGATGGGCCGCTGTCCTTATCTTCATATGTAGTGAAAACTTCAAACGGAAAGAAAAATGTACTCATGTTGTCAACactagaaccaatcctaggtaCAACCAAGGATGATAATTGCCACAAATTGGGGTTATATAAACTATATGACTTTACAAAGGGGGGTACTGATATTGTGGATCAGAGGATGGGGTTTCACACGACGAAGACAAAGTCAAGAAAGTGGACGTTTGTTATGTTTTCTTACATGTTGGATACCGCTCGAGTAAATTCTTCGACGATATATTCACTGAATAAAGGTATTGATCCGCTACAACAAAAGTCTTTTGAATACGCCTTTCAATTAGTCATGGAATTGGTGAAACCAACCATACAAAAAAGAAGTCAAAATGGTATGTTGTccatcacaaaacaaaaaataaatcttgtcTTGGGTAATGCGCAATGTAATCCGGAACCGCGTGCAGCTATTGGTCCTGCATTTGCAGAAACAAGGAAACGGTGTACTGTTTGTCAGGCTGAGAATGCAGGAGAAAATTATTcccaaaagaaaaaatctattcCGTGTGTCAAATCACTTTGTCAATCATGTGGCAATACAACGTGTCAGGCCCATATGATACAAAAATGTATGTCGTGTTCAAAGAAATGAACGTTCTGGTTTCAGCTGATGATATGAACCTTACTgacattattttacttctttttgtttatttttgtcatgTTTTATACTAATAGCAGGGTTTTGGTGTAAAAAAACTAATTCATGTCAAAAAACCTTCTTTAgggacatttttttgaaaaatccttATTTTTCGCCCTTTTTTTTCAGCCGCTCATGTTGATTGGGGCAGTGAGAATGTAATTTAGCTTGAAAACATCCAAAGTAGGTGTTTTTTGGTACAATATAGATACATAATGTTACTGTAAAAAAATCAGGTTCACCGCTTTTATGCGAAAGATTTTCTTGGGGGTGCGCTCAATCAGCGCGCCCCTGGGATTTGAACGTCAAAAAAGCCCCGgtacgaatagggttaattgatgacctatttgcctttgctttttctttgatcaggtGTTTTtttgcagagagagtggttagtagaaagtaattgctgcaaaaaaatattttagtgaatcagcatatggaatgccttaaatgactacggaaattctattaaattctactttgttcggcgttattaatcttggcgtcccattaaatgaacctgtgttttgattaaacacaatgaattcggtttgtttgcgcagcacctttgttaaatagcattggtaagaaactagcaaaaatcaacgctgatgggagtcgaacccacaacctttgaattagaagtccaacgcgctagtccattgcgccacagcggcacagttactgatatttgataggcattggagcaatttaacccaacaaaatgtttgcacatctagtaatcattcgttaacaggatggatatgctaacagtcgagtgcagcaagccaaaacaatatgtagagtaaaaatctaaatgctttgtcaataatagattgatgacctatttggctttgctttttctttgatcaagtgttcttgtgcagagagagtggttagtaaaatgtaattgctgcaaaaaaatcttttagtgaatcagcatatggaatgccttaaatgactacagaaattccattaaattctatttttttcggcgttattaatcttggcgtcccattaattgaacttggttttgattaaacacaatgaattcggtttgtttgcgcagcacctttgttaaatagcattggtaagaaactagcaaaaatcaccgctgatgggagtcgaacccacaacctttgaattagaagtccaacgcgctagtccattgcgccacagcggcacggctgtataaatatgataggcattgcagcgatttaacccaagaaaatggttacacatctagtaaccattcggtaacatgatggatatgttaacagtcgagtgcagtaagccaaaacaacatgttgagtaaaagtctaaatgctttgtcaatatttaattgatgacctatttgcctttgctttttctttgatcaggtGTTTTtttgcagagagagtggttagtagaaagtaattgctgcaaaaaaatcttttagtgaatcagcatatggaatgccttaaatgactacggaaattccattaaattctattttgttcggcgttattaatcttggcgtcccattaaatgaacttggttttgattaaacacattgaattcggtttgtttgcgcagcacctttgttaaatagcattggtaagaaactaacaaaaatcactgctgatgggagtcgatcccacaacctttgaattagaagtccaacgcgctagtccattgcgccccagcggcacggctatataaatatgataggcattgcagcgatttaacccaagaaaatggttacacatctagtgatcattcggtaacatgatggatatgttaacagtcgagtgcagtaagccaaaacaacatgttgagtaaaagtctaaatgctttgtcaatatttaattgatgacctatttggctttgctttttctttgatcaggtgttcttgtgcagagagagtggttagtagaaagtaattgctgcaaaaaaatcatttagtgaatcagcatatggaatgccttaaatgactacggaaattctattaaattctactttgttcggcgttattaatcttggcgtcccattaaatgaacttggttttgattaaacacattaaatttggtttgtttgcgcagcacctttgttaaatagcattggtaagaaactagcaaaaatcaccgctgatgggagtcgaacccacaacctttgattaagaagtccaacgcgctagtccattgcgccacagcggcacggctatataaatatgataggcattccagcgatttaacccaagaaaatggttacacatctagtaaccattcggtaacatgatggacaTGTTAACAcccgagtgcagtaagccaaaacaatatgttgagtaaaagtctaaatgctttgtcaatatttaattgatgacctatttggctttgctttttctttgatcaagtgttcttgtgcagagagaatggttagtagaaagtaattgctacaaaaaaatcttttagtgaatcagcatatcgaatgccttacatgactacggctgttccaataatttctattatgtaCTGCGTtgttactcttggcttcccattaaatgaatttggtttggatttaaggcattgaacacgtttgtttgctaagcatctctgtgcaatagcaagggtaaaaatcttggatgaatcaccgctgatgggagtcgaacccacaacctttgaattagaagtccaacgcgctagtccattgcgccgcaGCGGCACGGTTGCTCATacttgataggcattggaacaatttaacccaacaaaatgtttacacatctagtaatcattcgttaacatgatgaatatgttaacagtcgagtgcagtaagccaaaacaatatgtagagtaaatatctaaatactttgtcaattttaaattgatgacctattttgttttgctttttctttgatcaagtgcccttgcgcagagagagtagctactagaaagtaattactgcaaatgaaaaaaacttctagtgaatcagcatatggaatgccttaaatgacgacggaaattccattaaattctatttttttcggcgttattaatcttggcgtcccattaaatgaacttggttttgattaaacacattgaattctgtttgtttgcgcagcacctttgttaaatagcattggtaagaaactagcaaaaatcaccgctgattggagtcgaacccacaacctttgaattagaagtccaacgtactagtccattgcgccacagcggcacggctatataattatgataggcattgcagcgatttaacccaagaaaatggttacacatctagtgatcattcggtaacatgatggatatgttaacagtcgagtgcagtaagccaaaacaacatgttgagtaaaagtctaaatgctttgtcaatatttaattgatgacctatttgcctttgctttttctttgatcaggtGTTTTtttgcagagagagtggttagtagaaagtaattgctgcaaaaaaatcttttagtgaatcagcatatggaatgccttaaatgattACGGAAATtctattaaattctactttgttcggcgttattaatcttggcgtcccattaaatgaacttggttttgattaaacacaatgaattcggtttgtttgcgcagcacctttgttaaatagcattggtaagaaactagcaaaaatcaccgctgatgggagtcgaacccacaacctttgaattagaagtccaacgcgctagtccattgcgccacagcggcacagttactgatatttgataggcattggagcaatttaacccaacaaaatgtttgcacatctagtaatcattcgttaacaggatggatatgctaacagtcgagtgcagcaagccaaaacaatatgtagagtaaaaatctaaatgctttgtcaatatttaattgatgacctatttggctttgctttttctttgatcaagtgttcttgtgcagagagaatggttagtagaaagtaattgctacaaaaaaatcttttagtgaatcagcatatcgaatgccttacatgactacggctgttccaataatttctattatgtaCTGCGTtgttactcttggcttcccattaaatgaatttggtttggatttaaggcattgaacacgtttgtttgctaagcatctctgtgcaatagcaagggtaaaaatcttggatgaatcaccgctgatgggagtcgaacccacaacctttgaattagaagtccaacgcgctagtccattgcgccgcaGCGGCACGGTTGCTGATacttgataggcattggaacaatttaacccaacaaaatgtttacacatctagtaatcattcgttaacatgatgaatatgttaacagtcgagtgcagtaagccaaaacaatatgtagagtaaatatctaaatactttgtcaattttaaattgatgacctattttgttttgctttttctttgatcaagtgcccttgcgcagagagaggagctactagaaagtaattactgcaaatgaaaaaaacttctagtgaatcagcatatggaatgccttaaatgacgacggaaattccattaaattctatttttttcggcgttattaatcttggcgtcccattaaatgaacttggttttgattaaacacattgaattctgtttgtttgcgcagcacctttgttaaatagcattggtaagaaactagcaaaaatcacctctgatgggagtcgaacccacaacctttgaattaaaagtccaacgcgctagtccattgcgccacagcggcacggctatataaatatgataggcattgcagcgatttaacccaagaaaatggttacacatctagtgaTCAATcggtaacatgatgaatatgttaacagtcgagtgcagtaagccaaaacaacatgttgagtaaaagtctaaatgctttgtcaatatttaattgatgacctatttggctttgctttttctttgatcaggtgttcttgtgcagagagagtggttagtagaaagtaattgctgcaaaaaaatcttttagtgaatcagcatatgaaatgccttaaatgactacggaaattctattaaattctactttgttcggcgttattaatcttggcgtcccattaaatgaacttggttttgattaaacacaatgaattcggtttgtttgcgcagcacctttgttaaatagcattggtaagaaactagcaaaaatcaccgctaatgggagtcgaacccacaacttttgaattagaagtccaacgcgctagtccattgcgccacagcggcacggctatataaatatgataggcattgcagcgatttaacccaagaaaatggttacacatctagtaaccattcggtaacatgatggatatgttaacaccCGAGTggagtaagccaaaacaatatgttgagtaaaagtctaaatgctttgtcaatatttaattgatgacctatttggctttgctttttctttgatcaagtgttcttgtgcagagagagtggttagtagaaagtaattgctacaaaaaaatcttttagtgaatcagcatatcgaatgccttacatgactacggatgttccaataatttctattatgtactgcgttattactcttggcttcccattaaatgaatttggtttggatttaaggcattgaacacgtttgtttgctaagcatctccgtgcaatagcaagggtaaaaatcttggataaatcaccgctgatgggagtcgaacccacaacctttgaattagaagtccaacgcgctagtccattgcgccgcagcggcacggttactgatatttgataggcattggaacaatttaacccaaccaaatgtttgcacatctagtaatcattcgttaacatgatgaatatgttaacagtcgagtgcagtaagccaaaacattatgtagagtaaatatctaaatactttgtcaattttaaactgatgacctattttgttttgctttttctttgatcaagtgcccttgcgcagagagagagtagctactagaaagtaattactgcaaatgaaaaaaacttctagtgaatcagcatatggaatgccttaaatgactacggaaattccattaaattctactttgttctgcgttattaatcttggcgtcccagtaaatggacttggttttgattaaacacattgaatacggtttgtttgcgcagcacctttgttaaatagcattggtaagaaattagcaaaaatcaccgctgatgggagtcgaacccacaacctttgaattagaagtccaacgcgctagtccattgcgccgcagcggcacggttactgatatttgataggcattggaacaatttaacccaacaaaatgtttgcacatctagtaatcattcgttaacatgatgaatatgttaacagtcgagtgcagtaagccaaaacaatatgtagagtaaatatctaaatactttgtcaatattaaattgatgacacattttgttttgctttttctttgatcaagtgttcttgtgcagagagagtggttagtacaaagtaattgctgcaaaaaaatcttttagtgaatcagcatatcaaatgccttacatgattacggatgttccaataatttctattatgtactgcgttattactcttggcttcccattaaatgaatttggtttggatttaaggcat is a genomic window of Hydractinia symbiolongicarpus strain clone_291-10 chromosome 14, HSymV2.1, whole genome shotgun sequence containing:
- the LOC130625230 gene encoding piggyBac transposable element-derived protein 1-like, giving the protein MGPKKARISSEEAIQNILRFIEEDNVDEAMDEELDDEDDLEELCGEIDKEIVEEEDHQHDNDDRVGDADNDASESEEEAGANHLRRRRLTKYRLVNSIAAATNLENYNVFPIPPESKSIQSIFKIDNKKKNDIIRTFQNQPQAGNVGRNNRANVITGRQGPQPKACETASPRSAFELYFTPEIVNNILLCTNRKIRRTLSKLPDNFLTQNSRYSYMKETSVEEIYAFIGLYLYRGLYKLNCISAHRLFSNQYGPPIFSATMSRNRFFFIRTNLCFDDETTRDERWKHDRFAAMREVFESFNYECMSCLVPGDYLSLDETLYPMRTQISFKQYNPNKPAKYGLLLKAINAARYPYTFLAAPYSGKPQGDPGIYYVPGTEEIVKYMIKQLSNVVSLAGRNISFDRLYTSIPLALWLYERDITCVGTMQINRKGIPIEMKDFKQREPLSSEVYWQKDGPLSLSSYVVKTSNGKKNVLMLSTLEPILGTTKDDNCHKLGLYKLYDFTKGGTDIVDQRMGFHTTKTKSRKWTFVMFSYMLDTARVNSSTIYSLNKGIDPLQQKSFEYAFQLVMELVKPTIQKRSQNGMLSITKQKINLVLGNAQCNPEPRAAIGPAFAETRKRCTVCQAENAGENYSQKKKSIPCVKSLCQSCGNTTCQAHMIQKSAHVDWGSENHFYAIAGHFYAIAGHFCAIAGHFYAIAGHFCAIAGHFCAIAGHFYAIAGHFCAIAGHKSPLMGVESTTFELEVQRASPLRRSGTATNT